The Prinia subflava isolate CZ2003 ecotype Zambia chromosome 23, Cam_Psub_1.2, whole genome shotgun sequence region GATCCCCTGGCCGAGGAGAATCCCTGACCCGGGACCCACCGGGGCATCCAGCGATTCCGCCACAGGCGGCACAGCCGCACCTCTGCTCTCCTCGACAAGACCCTCCCGCCGGGACAGCCCCACACGCCCCGGGCTGGGCACACCGCCTAACagcccccgggccccgccgcaCATCACCCGCCGGGATccgcccccggcccccggcaccgcccccggcCGCTCTCACCGCggttctcctgctgcaggtcgCGGATCTGCGTGTTCTCCTGCGCCAGCACCACGTGCGGCCGCAGCCGGGACGGGTCGGGTGGCTCcgccgcggggcccgggcccTGCCGAGGAGACACGGGGGTCGGTGCGGCCGCCTCGGGGCTAGCGAGACCCGGGGGTCGGTGCCGGGCCGCGGGGGTCGCCCCGCCCGCCTCACCTGGTCGGCGCAGCCCGCGCCCGCCTCCCGCATGGCGGCCACGCGCCGGTGCAGCACGGCCGACTGGTCGATGAGGGACTCGGCCGCCGTGTCGTGCTCCTTCAGCCGCTCCAGCAGCGTCCGCGCGTCCGTCAGGATCTTATCGATGGTGCAGCTCATGGCGGGCGGCGCTGCTCACCGCCGCGGCGGGCCCATGTCCCtcgcggcgccgccgccgctctgCCCTctcggccccgctccggccccgccgccgggcGCGGGCGGACGCGAACCCGCGGGGCCGGGACGCCGCTTCCGCCCGCGGCCACAGCGCCGCCAGTGCGCAGGCGCGGGCCGGCGCGACCCCGCCGGTGCGCCAAGGATCCGCCTGGCGGCGCCAGAGCGCCACGGCCGGGACGGGGGGCGGGGCCAACGGACAGGTGGGCCGGTCTGGGGGCGGGGCCAACagccgggggcggggccagggGTGCGCCCGGCTGTCCCGGGGGAGCTCGGAGCGCTGGCGGCCCGGAGCGCTGCGCCTTTcgctggtttggggtgtcctgggggtgttttggggtgagGGGGCACCGCCATCCCCCGGCACACGGCGTCCCAAAGCCGCCTGCCCCAGGTGGATGTGCCCCCTCCACAGCCGCCCACGCCGCGGTCCAGCGTGTCCGAGCCCCCCGTGCCCCGGACAAGGCCGGCTCCGAGCGGGCGCTGCTCGGCACGGGCTGTTTGCGGAGGCCCGGCGGCCCTGACCCCGGGCCCCGCTTATCTGTGcggctgctccctcccagcgCGATCAATCCCGGCTGGATCTGCGGGGCTCCCGTCTTATCTGATCCTGCTGTTTGTCCCTTCCGACAGTAAACATCCGCCACTCAAAATAACAAGCTATGCAATGCTGACTCGCTGCTTTGATTCTTATTTGCGAACTGGAGCTTCTGTTGGTGATCCGGGCTGTCCTTGAGGCTTTGTGCCACAAAGCTTTGTTCAACAGCACCAACTTCATTAACAATGTTTTCAACACTAATATTTTAGCAGGACTGCCTTTGATTTGAATCATCTTTCAAGTTTAAATCCCTGTTCACACAGACACATGAGAAAACTCCAGGATGCTTTATTAGATGAAGGTTCTTTATGATCTCAGAGACAATCAAGCCTGGTGCAGAAGTGCTGAACGAGATAATGTTATAAAAGCAACAATCTCAAAACATGCACACAATGCAAAAGAGAACAGGATAAGCAGCTGCAGTTGGAATATTTCATCAGAATCAGATTAATTAGTAAAGTATGAGAGCTATTCTGCAAATTTGGGAAATGTAATCCTTCCACTAGTTTGGAAATAGAAGTCCAGACCATGCATATGGCATATTTCACCTTCTGGTCTTTCCCTATTTTTCATCTTATTAGAGAATACTTGAAAGTTAAGACAGTTTATCAGAATTCCTTTTTCCTAATTGGCAAGTCATGAACACTTGGAAAACTGACAAATATTGCTGTGTGGCCCATCCTGGTTATGGAATAAGTTGGGTAAAGATTGTCCTGTCCCAAAATGGACACATCATCCCCAGGCCATAGGCAGTGCTGGTTTCCCCTGACCCACTCTCCCATCCTCACACGACCCCTCGTGTGCAGCTCAGCACCCgctgctgcctccctctgctcctattcccagctctgtgcctgtctCCAAAGCCTCTCCCAGAGCACccatttccacagaaattccCATTTCAGGCCTGACACAGCTCCACGGAACGAGCTCTGTGTGCCAGAGACATCTTTCCCTTTTTCACTTTACCCAGCACTAGGATTTCTGTCAAACCAAACTTGCAGTTCCTGAGGTTCCACTTCATTCAGGCACTCAATGAGCCATTTAGAGATGTGGCACTGGGAGTTCCCGTTCACATCCACAGGAAATCAACTGAAGGAACCCACGGTCTGGGCAGGGTGAAGGATCATTTCACCTCCAGGACCTGCACCGGGATGTGTCTGAACTGCTGGCCTGTGCTGCCCTCGTGTTTATAATTCTGATTTAACACTCACTCCTCCCAGGTGCCTCCTGGCCTTCCCTGCCAACAGGGACAAGCAGGGGTAGGTGaggccagcactgctgcaccaGACTGTCATTTCAGGATCAGTTCATTTCCTCTTCTAGGAATAAAATCCCGGGATGAGGGAAATGAGTCTATGACAGCACTGCCACACTGCACTGAGCCCGTGCTCCCActcggggctggggctcagcccctctgcagcagatctggacacagaatcatttgttcagctcccagggacagcagagtGAGCTCCTGTGGCGCCAGGACACCAAGCAGATCCCAGCAGGACAAAACTCCTTGGTTTAAATGCTGGGAATGCTTCTCACCAAAACTTCGAGTGTGTAGCAACAGAGCTTAAACAAATCAACAGATGAGCATTTCTGAGTAGGGGTGCCTTGTAATTCCTTTGGCTTATCACATCAATTCTGTGTAAACTAAATAGAATGTATAAATTTGGCCTCTCAAACTTTTTAGTGTTTAGCTTCGATTTGATTAAACACTTATGTGTGTGtacaaagtgaaaaatgggGTTACGGGAGGTTAatgttttaatgcttttaatAACTCTTAACCACATGGCTGTATTTTGTCAAACAGAGCACGGGGCAGGAGGAGTGAAGGCTGGATAGCAGAGTACTGGGACACTCAGAACAacaaggctgctgcagagcccaaaCTGCTTCCAGGCCATCTTTGGAAAATCAGAATTAGTATTTCTGTGGTGGGATAAATACATAACAGTTCTGAGTACAGCTGAGGAGGCTCTTGCTAACAGTAGGAAAAtcacaaagagaagaaatctAGATGGACCAAAAGTGAACAGAATtgctctggggacaggagcaCCTCCCCTGTGGATGCAGGCTGAGAGAGCagggactgttcagcctggagaggacaaagttgtgtggagacctcccagccctttccagagtctggaggggctccagggacGCTGGAGAGGGACCCCTCATCAGGAACTGGAGGGACACGACAAGGGGAAATGGGTTCAAGctgaaagagaggaaattcaAGTTATATATTT contains the following coding sequences:
- the SIKE1 gene encoding suppressor of IKBKE 1 isoform X3, whose translation is MSCTIDKILTDARTLLERLKEHDTAAESLIDQSAVLHRRVAAMREAGAGCADQGPGPAAEPPDPSRLRPHVVLAQENTQIRDLQQENRELWVSLEEHQDALELIMSKYRKQMLQLLEGRKREEAEPVLKVHQANSGFFIRTGASLTLPMCFFALMCGNSLVLFSELLNSSEGRWCS